In Aegilops tauschii subsp. strangulata cultivar AL8/78 chromosome 3, Aet v6.0, whole genome shotgun sequence, one genomic interval encodes:
- the LOC109743498 gene encoding protein BIIDXI: MERGLALLGLGLALLLLAPSRRLASAAPVEDGLLINGDFETAPPGGFVKSASVSEGAAIPSWTINGTVELISAGQHQGGMILIVPQGDHAVRLGNDAGIGQVVQVEKGSEYAITFSAARTCAQLESLNISAGSVSQTVDLQTLYSIEGWDAYALAFQAVDEQASIEFRNPGMEDDPTCGPILDNVAIKKLFSPDKAKENMVINGDFEEGPWMFPNTSFGVLLPTNLDEQTSALPGWMIESNRAVRFVDSDQYTVPQGKRAIELLSGKEGIISQMVETTPQKAYTLTFTLGSAGDSCQPPMAVMAFAGDQAQNFHYAPMGNATSQAVNVNFTARAERTRVALYSVYYNTRSDDHSSLCGPVIDDVRVWGLNGAAGLKASIGLLIAMASVIVLVLF; this comes from the exons atggagcgAGGGCTCGCATTGCTGGGTCTGGGGCTGGCGCTTCTCCTGCTGGCGCCCTCTCGTCGTCTCGCCTCGGCCGCTCCGGTGGAGGACG GCCTGCTCATCAATGGTGATTTCGAGACAGCGCCACCTGGCGGTTTCGTCAAATCTGCTTCAGTTTCCGAGGGCGCAGCGATCCCAAGCTGGACGATCAATGGAACAGTTGAGCTCATTTCCGCAGGCCAGCACCAGGGTGGCATGATCCTTATTGTTCCACAAG GGGATCATGCTGTGCGGCTAGGGAATGATGCAGGCATTGGGCAGGTGGTGCAGGTTGAGAAGGGCTCAGAGTACGCGATCACATTCAGTGCCGCCCGGACCTGCGCGCAGCTGGAGTCACTGAACATCTCCGCTGGGAGCGTTTCGCAGACCGTCGACTTGCAGACACTGTACAGCATAGAAGGCTGGGATGCATATGCACTGGCTTTCCAGGCAGTGGATGAGCAGGCCAGCATTGAGTTTAGGAACCCTGGCATGGAGGACGACCCGACCTGCGGGCCCATCCTCGACAACGTGGCCATCAAGAAGCTCTTCTCCCCCGACAAAGCAAAGG AGAACATGGTGATCAATGGAGACTTCGAGGAGGGGCCATGGATGTTTCCAAACACCAGCTTCGGCGTCCTGCTCCCGACGAACCTCGACGAGCAGACGTCGGCCTTGCCAGGGTGGATGATCGAGTCGAACCGCGCAGTCCGCTTCGTCGACTCCGACCAGTACACCGTGCCCCAGGGGAAGCGCGCCATCGAGCTTCTCTCCGGCAAGGAGGGCATCATCTCGCAGATGGTGGAGACGACCCCTCAGAAGGCGTACACCCTGACGTTCACGCTCGGCTCGGCAGGCGATTCGTGCCAGCCGCCGATGGCCGTCATGGCGTTCGCCGGCGACCAGGCCCAGAACTTCCACTACGCCCCCATGGGCAACGCCACGAGCCAGGCCGTGAACGTGAACTTCACGGCGCGTGCCGAGAGGACGCGCGTTGCGCTCTACAGCGTCTACTACAACACGAGAAGCGACGACCACAGCTCGCTCTGCGGGCCGGTGATCGACGACGTCCGCGTCTGGGGCTTGAATGGGGCTGCTGGGCTGAAGGCGAGCATTGGGCTGCTTATTGCCATGGCTAGTGTCATCGTTCTCGTGCTGTTCTGA